A window from Sphingobacteriales bacterium encodes these proteins:
- a CDS encoding DUF2141 domain-containing protein: MKNFLFIFLTAIILSNCAVQRSPEGGPKDTEPPKVIKCIPENRATNFSSTTIKLIMSEKIEIANPNDVIISPPVQNTKFLVKNDKILIKFPSLDSLNEIQTYTINFLNNIKDINEGNTLSGFKYVFSKSQNIDSNKIEGTVYDYIEKVPLENVYIYLLKENLSDGFNGKIKKENIVGLTVSEKNGKFNLYNISNDYNFILALDDKNKNQIVDNDERFDFVSSDKPNNHSEYIELNLFRNQEEIRLNDYYVKTKNKFYLKFTSPVILRNYKIFDSLFTREFQVICDNKLSDSFNCWICEQIDRLNKLNFVFEYDTKKDTIIIDQRKIRSKESINKKLISEIKPLINEIEIYFTKPIKEISDSLIKINAAGKIAEEYKINFTNTDPEKLTISNLNNGTEYKIVLEKNSIIFCEDAIESTNVDIKTKNSEDFGLLKLLLQNPTNKNVILEIKNKQTKEKIKLTNVSIDITISNINPGTYDIFYFIDENRNGKWDTGDLKSLKKPELFKIVKKDFNIKENWEYIEEINITN; the protein is encoded by the coding sequence ATGAAAAATTTTTTATTTATTTTTCTGACAGCAATAATTCTTTCAAATTGTGCTGTTCAGAGATCCCCTGAAGGTGGCCCAAAAGATACTGAACCACCAAAGGTGATTAAATGTATACCGGAAAACCGTGCAACTAATTTTTCTTCTACAACAATAAAATTAATAATGAGTGAAAAAATTGAAATAGCAAATCCTAATGATGTAATTATTTCACCACCTGTTCAAAACACCAAGTTTTTAGTAAAAAATGATAAGATATTAATAAAGTTTCCTTCTCTTGATTCTTTAAATGAAATTCAAACATATACCATAAATTTTTTGAATAATATTAAAGATATTAACGAAGGAAACACTCTATCAGGCTTTAAATATGTTTTTTCAAAAAGTCAAAATATTGATTCTAATAAAATAGAAGGAACGGTATATGATTATATTGAAAAAGTTCCTTTAGAAAATGTTTATATATATTTATTAAAAGAAAATTTGTCGGATGGTTTCAATGGAAAAATAAAGAAGGAAAACATTGTTGGATTAACCGTAAGCGAAAAAAACGGAAAGTTTAATTTATACAATATTTCTAATGATTACAATTTTATTTTGGCATTAGATGACAAGAATAAAAACCAAATAGTAGATAATGATGAAAGATTTGATTTCGTCAGTTCAGATAAACCGAATAATCATTCTGAATACATAGAATTGAATTTATTCAGGAATCAGGAAGAAATCAGGCTTAATGATTATTATGTTAAAACAAAAAATAAATTTTACTTAAAATTTACTTCTCCAGTAATATTAAGGAATTACAAAATTTTTGATTCTCTTTTTACAAGAGAATTTCAAGTAATTTGTGATAATAAATTGTCTGATTCATTTAATTGTTGGATTTGCGAACAGATTGATAGACTAAATAAATTGAATTTTGTATTTGAATATGATACTAAAAAAGACACAATAATCATTGATCAAAGAAAGATAAGATCAAAAGAATCAATCAATAAAAAACTAATCTCGGAAATAAAACCATTAATAAATGAGATTGAAATATATTTTACTAAACCAATCAAAGAAATTAGCGATAGCTTAATTAAAATAAATGCTGCTGGAAAAATTGCAGAAGAATATAAAATAAATTTTACTAATACTGATCCTGAAAAATTAACAATAAGCAACCTTAATAACGGAACTGAATATAAAATAGTTTTAGAAAAGAATTCAATAATCTTTTGTGAGGATGCAATAGAATCAACAAATGTTGATATTAAAACAAAAAATAGTGAGGATTTTGGATTATTAAAACTATTATTACAAAATCCGACAAATAAAAATGTGATTTTGGAAATAAAAAATAAACAGACAAAAGAAAAAATAAAATTGACAAATGTTAGCATTGATATAACAATTAGTAATATTAATCCCGGAACTTATGATATTTTTTATTTTATTGATGAAAATAGAAATGGAAAATGGGACACAGGAGACTTGAAATCATTAAAAAAACCCGAATTATTTAAAATAGTAAAAAAGGATTTTAATATTAAGGAAAACTGGGAATACATTGAGGAAATAAATATTACAAATTAA
- the mnmG gene encoding tRNA uridine-5-carboxymethylaminomethyl(34) synthesis enzyme MnmG → MKNYDIIVVGGGHAGCEAAMAAANLGSKVLLITLNMQNFAQMSCNPSMGGIAKGQIIREIDALGGYSGIVSDLSTIQFRMLNKSKGPAMWSPRTQNDRLLFSQIWRKNLEENKNIYFWQDSVVDIVVKNDKVKSVITSMGKIFYSKAIVLTTGTFLNGKIFIGNTILSGGRLGEKSVNSFTEKISRYGIEFGRMKTGTPVRIDGRSVNFKKMEIQNGDEFPEKFSFSDFTEPIKNQLPCYITYTNSEVHEILESGFKFSPLFNEVIKGIGPRYCPSIEDKIKRFSNRDRHQLFLEPEGWNTIEFYLNGFSSSLPLEIQYKALKKIRGLEKVKIFRPGYAIEYDYFDPTQLSHSLESKKVENLFFAGQINGTTGYEEAAAQGIIAGINAHLKINNKQSFILKRSDAYIGVLIDDLITKGTDEPYRMFTSRAEYRILLRQDNADIRLTPLSYNIGLIGKERIEKISNKINEIEKINTFFVSQSCDPEIVNKVLIKKGTKTITQSTKWINILLRPEISIEDLREINEISTFLENFKNDSIKEFEIQAKYKSYIEKEEELVKKMNKMEEIKIPDNIKYEKINSLSSEAVEKLNKIKPKSIGQALRISGVSPSDISIILVHLGR, encoded by the coding sequence ATTACTCTTAATATGCAAAACTTTGCTCAAATGTCTTGTAATCCTTCCATGGGAGGAATTGCAAAAGGACAAATTATTCGTGAAATAGATGCATTGGGAGGTTATTCAGGTATAGTTTCAGATTTATCTACTATTCAATTTAGAATGCTAAACAAATCTAAAGGACCTGCTATGTGGAGTCCTCGTACACAGAATGATAGACTGTTGTTTAGTCAGATTTGGAGAAAAAATCTTGAAGAAAATAAAAATATTTATTTCTGGCAAGATTCTGTTGTTGATATAGTTGTAAAAAATGATAAAGTAAAGAGTGTTATTACTTCAATGGGAAAAATTTTCTATTCAAAAGCAATTGTATTAACAACAGGAACTTTTTTAAACGGTAAAATATTTATTGGCAATACAATTTTAAGTGGAGGTAGATTAGGAGAAAAATCTGTAAATAGTTTTACAGAAAAAATTTCAAGATATGGAATTGAATTTGGAAGAATGAAGACCGGAACACCGGTAAGAATAGACGGAAGGAGTGTAAATTTTAAAAAAATGGAAATTCAAAATGGTGATGAATTTCCAGAAAAATTCTCTTTTTCTGATTTTACTGAGCCCATAAAAAATCAATTACCTTGTTATATTACATATACAAATTCTGAAGTTCATGAAATATTGGAAAGTGGTTTTAAGTTTTCACCATTATTTAATGAAGTGATAAAAGGAATTGGTCCTAGATATTGCCCATCTATAGAAGACAAGATTAAAAGATTTTCAAATAGGGATAGACATCAACTTTTTTTGGAACCTGAAGGTTGGAATACTATTGAATTTTATTTAAACGGTTTTTCTTCATCCTTACCACTGGAAATACAGTATAAAGCTTTAAAAAAAATAAGAGGACTTGAAAAAGTGAAAATATTCAGGCCAGGCTATGCCATTGAATATGATTATTTCGATCCCACACAATTATCACACTCATTAGAGTCAAAAAAAGTTGAAAATTTATTTTTTGCCGGTCAAATAAATGGAACTACTGGTTATGAAGAGGCAGCAGCACAGGGAATAATAGCAGGTATAAACGCACATTTAAAAATTAATAATAAACAATCCTTTATTTTAAAAAGATCTGATGCTTATATTGGAGTATTAATAGATGATTTAATTACAAAAGGAACTGATGAACCATACAGAATGTTTACGTCAAGGGCTGAATATAGAATATTGTTAAGGCAAGACAATGCAGACATCAGATTAACACCCCTGTCATACAATATAGGATTGATTGGGAAAGAAAGAATTGAAAAAATTAGCAACAAAATTAATGAAATTGAAAAAATTAACACATTTTTTGTCTCTCAGTCTTGTGATCCAGAAATAGTAAATAAAGTTCTGATTAAAAAAGGGACAAAAACAATAACACAGAGTACAAAATGGATAAATATTCTTTTAAGACCAGAAATATCAATTGAAGATTTAAGAGAAATTAATGAAATTTCGACATTTTTAGAAAATTTTAAAAATGATTCAATAAAAGAATTTGAAATTCAAGCAAAATACAAATCCTATATAGAAAAGGAAGAAGAATTAGTAAAAAAAATGAATAAAATGGAAGAAATTAAAATTCCAGATAACATAAAATATGAAAAAATAAATTCACTTTCAAGTGAAGCTGTTGAAAAACTTAATAAAATCAAACCAAAGTCGATTGGGCAAGCCTTGAGAATAAGTGGAGTGTCTCCGAGCGATATATCTATTATTTTAGTTCATTTAGGAAGATAA